The following are encoded together in the Parabacteroides chongii genome:
- a CDS encoding nucleoside phosphorylase, with product MRVIPESELIINADGSAFHLHLKPEQLADKVILVGDPDRVSTVASYFDTQECEVSSREFHTITGTYKGKRLTVVSHGIGTDNIDIVLNELDALANIDFATRTVKPAFKQLTLVRVGTSGGLQPFVPVGTYVAAEKSIGFDGVIYFYADTERVRDTAFEAALKEQLDWKLSGLSPYVVSADHSLIEQITRDDIIRGVTIAANGFYGPQGRELRLPLADPKLNEKIEAFNYNGQQITNFEMESSSLAGLAALMGHRAMTVCCIIAGRVDKNMNTNYKGSLTGLIETVLERI from the coding sequence ATGAGAGTTATTCCCGAATCCGAATTAATCATAAATGCAGATGGAAGCGCTTTCCATCTGCATCTTAAGCCGGAACAGCTGGCAGACAAAGTGATCCTGGTCGGTGATCCTGACAGGGTTTCAACCGTTGCTTCTTACTTCGACACACAAGAGTGCGAGGTTTCCAGCCGGGAGTTTCATACCATCACAGGAACCTATAAAGGGAAACGTCTTACCGTTGTTTCCCACGGTATCGGTACAGACAATATAGATATCGTACTGAACGAACTGGATGCACTGGCAAACATCGACTTTGCAACACGCACGGTAAAGCCGGCATTCAAACAGTTAACCTTGGTGCGCGTTGGGACGTCGGGAGGTCTTCAGCCATTCGTTCCTGTGGGTACTTATGTGGCTGCGGAGAAGTCTATCGGTTTCGACGGGGTTATTTATTTCTACGCAGATACCGAACGTGTCAGGGATACAGCCTTTGAAGCTGCATTGAAAGAACAGCTGGACTGGAAGCTGTCCGGTCTTTCCCCTTATGTCGTTTCAGCCGATCATTCGCTGATAGAACAGATCACCCGCGACGATATCATTCGTGGTGTTACAATTGCAGCCAACGGCTTTTACGGTCCGCAGGGACGTGAGTTGCGTCTGCCGCTTGCCGATCCCAAGTTGAATGAAAAGATTGAAGCTTTCAATTACAACGGACAGCAAATCACCAATTTCGAAATGGAAAGTTCTTCCCTTGCCGGCCTCGCCGCCCTAATGGGACACCGCGCTATGACAGTCTGCTGTATCATAGCTGGCCGTGTGGATAAGAATATGAATACAAACTATAAAGGTTCTTTAACCGGACTGATAGAAACGGTATTGGAACGTATTTGA
- a CDS encoding tetratricopeptide repeat protein, which produces MSRLSKKLFYTIGITLLCCSLQAQSLDQAKKLYNEGQYAEAKPAFEKLVKQAPSNSSYNLWYGVCCYETGDITGAEKYLKVAVKRKVQDAYRYLADVYYQTYRFDEAAEMLEDYIDLLTKKKQDTQAFEDKLSLAENAHRMMEKTENVQIIDSIVVDKEDFLTAYTLSEESGTLASFKDFFQTNEPVTSSVYMNQKGDKIYYAHATDNDRYCLFTQSKLIDKWGDEKQLPMNINSNEDDNYPFVLSDGVTIYYASKGNGSLGGYDLFVTRYNINSDTYLAPEQLSMPFNSPFNDYMMVYDETKELGWFASDRFQPEDKVCVYLFIPNNEHSRVENEDIEVKRARAAITSIQESWKPGSDYSNLVELAHKEIPYGEAKIEKDFEFVINNSLVYYKLDEIKSPEAKSYYEKVVSLNKQIKELNEKLADLRASYSSGNSAKKEQLKPTILEAEEQLNNLLSQPDELEKKARNTEINYLKSNR; this is translated from the coding sequence ATGAGCCGGTTATCTAAGAAACTGTTTTACACAATTGGAATTACATTACTTTGCTGCAGCCTGCAAGCACAGAGCCTGGACCAGGCAAAAAAACTATATAATGAAGGTCAATACGCCGAAGCGAAGCCTGCCTTTGAGAAACTGGTGAAACAAGCTCCCAGTAACTCCTCCTATAATCTTTGGTATGGTGTCTGTTGCTATGAGACCGGAGATATTACCGGTGCGGAAAAATATCTGAAAGTAGCAGTCAAACGCAAAGTGCAGGATGCTTACCGTTACCTGGCAGACGTTTATTATCAGACTTACCGTTTCGATGAAGCAGCCGAAATGCTGGAAGATTACATCGACCTGCTGACGAAAAAGAAACAAGATACACAAGCATTCGAAGACAAACTCAGCCTGGCTGAGAATGCCCACCGAATGATGGAAAAAACAGAAAATGTTCAAATCATAGACAGCATTGTTGTCGACAAAGAGGATTTCCTGACAGCCTATACGTTAAGCGAAGAAAGCGGAACACTGGCATCTTTCAAAGACTTCTTTCAAACAAACGAGCCTGTCACCTCCTCTGTGTATATGAACCAGAAAGGCGACAAGATCTATTATGCCCATGCTACGGACAACGACCGCTACTGTCTTTTCACCCAGTCCAAACTGATCGACAAATGGGGAGACGAGAAACAGTTGCCTATGAACATCAACAGCAACGAAGACGACAACTATCCTTTTGTCCTGTCGGATGGCGTTACGATCTATTATGCTTCCAAAGGGAACGGATCGCTCGGAGGGTATGACTTATTCGTGACCCGTTATAATATCAACTCGGACACTTATCTGGCTCCGGAACAGTTGAGCATGCCTTTCAACTCACCATTTAACGATTACATGATGGTGTATGATGAAACGAAAGAATTGGGATGGTTCGCTTCAGACCGCTTCCAGCCGGAAGACAAAGTTTGCGTCTACCTGTTCATTCCTAACAACGAACACAGCCGCGTGGAAAATGAAGACATCGAAGTGAAACGTGCCCGTGCCGCCATTACCTCCATTCAGGAGTCCTGGAAACCTGGAAGCGACTACAGCAACCTGGTGGAACTGGCTCATAAGGAAATCCCTTACGGAGAAGCAAAAATCGAAAAAGACTTCGAATTCGTGATAAACAACAGTTTGGTTTATTATAAGCTAGATGAAATAAAAAGTCCCGAAGCGAAAAGCTATTACGAAAAAGTTGTTTCGCTGAACAAACAGATAAAAGAACTGAATGAAAAGCTGGCTGACCTCAGAGCATCTTATTCTTCCGGGAATAGTGCAAAAAAGGAACAGCTTAAACCTACAATTCTCGAGGCTGAAGAGCAATTGAACAATCTGCTCAGTCAACCTGACGAATTGGAAAAGAAAGCCCGTAACACGGAGATTAATTATTTAAAGAGTAACAGATAA
- the floA gene encoding flotillin-like protein FloA (flotillin-like protein involved in membrane lipid rafts) has translation MEELNYLPFILLGAAVLLLAIFFYYVPFLLWISAKVSGVNISLIQLFLMRIRNVPPYVIARAMIEAHKAGLKTLTRDELEAHYLAGGHVEKVVHALVSASKANIDLPFQMATAIDLAGRDVFEAVQMSVNPKVIDTPPVTAVAKDGIQLIAKARVTVRANIKQLVGGAGEETILARVGEGIVSSIGSSESHKTVLENPDSISKLVLRKGLDAGTAFEILSIDIADIDIGKNIGAFLQMDQAQADKNIAQAKAEERRAMAVALEQEMKAKAQEARAKVIEAEAEVPKAMAEAFRSGNLGIMDYYKMKNIDADTSMREAIAKPANAPSKPLKD, from the coding sequence ATGGAAGAATTGAACTATTTGCCTTTTATCCTACTGGGTGCAGCGGTCTTGCTGCTGGCAATTTTCTTTTACTATGTGCCGTTCCTGCTGTGGATCTCGGCCAAAGTTTCGGGTGTAAACATTTCACTGATACAGCTGTTCCTGATGCGTATCCGTAATGTACCTCCTTATGTTATCGCCCGTGCTATGATCGAAGCGCACAAAGCTGGTCTTAAAACGTTGACTCGTGATGAACTGGAAGCGCATTACCTGGCAGGTGGACATGTTGAGAAAGTGGTTCACGCGCTGGTGTCTGCTTCTAAAGCAAACATCGACCTGCCTTTCCAGATGGCTACTGCTATCGACCTGGCCGGCCGTGATGTATTCGAAGCCGTTCAGATGTCGGTTAACCCGAAAGTGATCGACACACCTCCTGTGACTGCCGTTGCGAAAGATGGTATCCAGCTGATAGCCAAAGCCCGTGTTACCGTTCGCGCCAATATCAAGCAGTTGGTGGGTGGTGCCGGTGAAGAAACGATCCTGGCCCGTGTCGGTGAAGGTATCGTATCATCGATCGGTTCGTCGGAAAGTCATAAGACCGTATTGGAAAATCCGGACTCTATCTCTAAACTGGTATTACGTAAAGGATTGGATGCCGGTACAGCATTCGAAATCTTGTCTATCGACATCGCGGATATCGATATAGGTAAGAATATCGGTGCCTTCCTGCAGATGGACCAGGCACAGGCTGATAAAAATATCGCCCAGGCTAAGGCAGAGGAACGTCGTGCAATGGCTGTTGCCCTTGAACAGGAAATGAAAGCCAAAGCCCAGGAAGCCCGTGCGAAGGTGATCGAAGCAGAAGCAGAAGTACCAAAAGCAATGGCTGAAGCTTTCCGTTCAGGAAATCTGGGTATCATGGATTATTATAAAATGAAGAACATCGACGCAGACACTTCTATGCGCGAAGCCATAGCAAAGCCTGCCAATGCTCCTTCAAAACCGCTTAAAGACTAA
- a CDS encoding hybrid sensor histidine kinase/response regulator transcription factor: MILNFMPDIRKWILPALLAIVCQQSIHWVIDFSLGNMEVIPIQHLKELIIAIPLFYYGNWRMHAYIEKEIYYDKFYSGLLKEYLLWTFYFALGIIVYVFYTHRLLNAPDYFMNYLVSVIACLPILLFYYTLIRAEYNKRKFESLILELKKVNTAKAEAELRERLYESKLDFFTDIAHEFSTPLTLISGPCKLILEQKNVNPQTIKYVHVINRNAKRMNLLISDLMDFKQMESGYKRPEVTSLNVSEIADRVIEAFKVDTSGSEISLIRQYEPDIFWNSDEKFLTTILINLVSNAVKYSNEEPVTVDISTENGSLRILVVNKGKGISKEDIGHIFNRFTVLDNYGKQKGWKRNGLGLAITAGMVKLLSGKINARSIPGETTTFTVDLPPLQVTKTEKDNAMGTISNSLIPEFVLPPIKYKYIENRPTVTVIDDDPEMLWYICDLLSSDFNVLPINNSSKTIDILSNNHTDIILCDIMMEEIDGITLAALLKSDKSTSHIPLIIISAVHDIKIQTEAIQAGAEFYITKPFDSEYLKTTIRGHLNRKEDLKDYFASPLSAYELDMGKLQHAEDRKFLKKIHAIINKNIQNEKLSPDFIANELGMSVRSLYRKLKEVTDKGLQEIIYDGKLAVAENLLLKSKCTIHEIVFKSGFSNRTSFYRAFLKKNGCTPKEFIEANKGR; this comes from the coding sequence ATGATACTCAACTTTATGCCTGATATACGGAAATGGATTTTACCGGCTCTTTTGGCTATTGTTTGTCAGCAATCGATACATTGGGTGATTGACTTCTCATTGGGTAATATGGAGGTGATACCGATTCAACACCTGAAGGAACTGATCATTGCTATTCCATTATTCTATTATGGAAACTGGCGGATGCATGCCTACATAGAGAAGGAAATATATTATGATAAATTTTACAGCGGTCTTTTGAAAGAGTATCTTTTGTGGACATTCTATTTCGCATTAGGCATAATCGTCTATGTTTTCTATACACATCGGCTGTTAAATGCACCGGATTATTTTATGAACTATCTGGTTTCCGTGATAGCTTGTCTTCCTATCCTGTTGTTTTATTATACACTTATACGTGCTGAGTATAATAAGAGGAAATTTGAGTCTTTGATCCTGGAGTTGAAAAAAGTAAATACGGCAAAGGCTGAAGCCGAACTGAGAGAACGCTTATATGAGTCCAAACTTGACTTCTTTACGGATATCGCTCATGAGTTCAGTACACCGCTGACGCTTATTTCAGGACCTTGTAAACTGATCCTGGAACAGAAGAATGTAAATCCTCAGACAATAAAATACGTTCATGTCATTAACCGGAATGCAAAACGTATGAATTTACTGATCAGTGATTTGATGGATTTTAAGCAGATGGAATCTGGTTATAAACGGCCAGAGGTAACCAGCTTGAATGTTTCAGAGATTGCAGACCGGGTGATCGAAGCCTTTAAGGTCGACACGTCAGGCTCGGAAATCAGTCTGATAAGGCAGTATGAACCGGATATCTTTTGGAATTCCGATGAGAAATTTTTGACTACGATTCTGATTAATCTGGTATCGAATGCTGTAAAATACAGTAATGAAGAACCGGTAACAGTCGACATTTCAACGGAGAACGGAAGTCTTAGGATCTTAGTCGTAAACAAAGGGAAAGGCATCAGCAAAGAGGATATCGGGCATATCTTTAACCGATTTACGGTTCTGGATAACTATGGGAAACAAAAAGGATGGAAGCGGAACGGCTTAGGGTTAGCCATTACTGCCGGTATGGTGAAACTTCTCTCAGGAAAGATTAACGCCCGGAGCATTCCCGGTGAGACAACGACTTTTACGGTTGATTTGCCTCCGTTGCAAGTTACTAAAACAGAAAAAGATAATGCGATGGGTACGATTAGTAACTCTCTTATTCCTGAATTTGTTTTACCTCCGATAAAATACAAATATATCGAGAACCGGCCTACTGTCACTGTAATCGATGATGATCCGGAAATGCTTTGGTATATATGTGATCTCTTGTCTTCTGATTTTAATGTATTGCCGATAAACAACTCTTCTAAGACGATTGATATCCTGTCTAATAACCATACTGATATCATATTATGTGATATAATGATGGAAGAAATTGACGGAATTACGCTGGCTGCCTTGTTGAAGTCGGATAAAAGTACCTCCCATATCCCTTTGATCATAATCTCTGCCGTACACGATATTAAGATACAGACAGAAGCGATTCAGGCGGGAGCAGAGTTCTATATCACGAAGCCTTTTGACAGTGAATATCTTAAGACGACGATAAGAGGCCATCTGAATCGTAAGGAAGATTTGAAAGATTACTTCGCCTCTCCGTTAAGCGCTTATGAATTGGATATGGGTAAACTGCAACATGCGGAAGACCGGAAGTTTTTAAAGAAAATACATGCGATTATCAATAAAAACATACAGAACGAGAAGCTGTCTCCTGATTTTATCGCCAATGAATTAGGAATGAGCGTGCGTAGCCTATATCGTAAATTAAAAGAGGTAACCGATAAAGGCCTACAGGAAATTATATATGACGGAAAACTCGCGGTGGCAGAAAACTTACTATTGAAGTCTAAATGCACGATTCATGAGATTGTCTTCAAATCAGGCTTTTCTAACCGTACGAGCTTTTACCGTGCTTTTCTGAAAAAGAATGGTTGTACTCCGAAAGAGTTCATCGAGGCGAATAAAGGAAGATGA
- a CDS encoding NfeD family protein, translated as MIWEITIIVFLMLVAIVLILLEIFLLPGITIAGIGGFLFAAAGVIYAYSVGEMAGHITLFLSLVTFGGAFVWLLRSRSFHRVALKTDVDSKLTSSRDLGIEPGDEGVTLSRLAPIGKARIMGVTVEAKSMDELIDENTPIKVVRVDSYNILVKKVEQTDIHA; from the coding sequence ATGATCTGGGAAATAACCATTATTGTTTTCTTAATGCTGGTAGCCATCGTGCTTATCCTGCTGGAAATATTTTTACTGCCGGGTATAACGATTGCCGGAATCGGAGGATTCCTTTTTGCTGCCGCAGGTGTCATTTACGCTTATTCGGTGGGAGAAATGGCAGGACACATCACTTTATTCCTGTCATTAGTGACTTTCGGTGGTGCATTTGTATGGTTATTGCGTTCCCGATCGTTTCACAGGGTAGCCCTGAAAACGGATGTTGACTCGAAGCTGACTTCCAGCCGCGACCTGGGTATCGAACCCGGCGACGAAGGAGTCACACTTTCCCGCCTTGCCCCTATCGGCAAAGCGCGTATCATGGGTGTCACAGTCGAAGCCAAGTCGATGGACGAACTGATAGACGAAAATACGCCGATTAAAGTCGTTCGTGTCGACAGTTACAACATTTTGGTAAAGAAAGTAGAACAAACAGATATTCACGCTTAA
- the rpiA gene encoding ribose 5-phosphate isomerase A yields the protein MEREKTIIDTLEWGKEISNREEKEKVADKIASMVTDNDIIGIGSGSTAYLALLKIAERIRNERLHIRAIPTSQEIKMTCAKLGIPLTSLLEHKPNWTFDGADEIDFNHNMIKGRGGAMFKEKLLISSSPRTFIIADSSKMVSKLGSRFPVPVEIFPDALIHVDQALRSLSPVEIKLRMAQGKDGPVITENGNLILDVRFDNIPDNLENAIKSITGVIESGLFMHYEVQILSSEKL from the coding sequence ATGGAACGGGAGAAAACAATCATTGATACGTTGGAATGGGGTAAAGAGATTTCCAACCGGGAGGAGAAAGAAAAGGTTGCCGATAAGATAGCCTCTATGGTAACAGACAATGATATTATCGGTATAGGCTCAGGATCGACTGCTTATCTGGCCCTGTTGAAGATTGCCGAACGTATCCGGAATGAGCGACTTCATATCCGGGCAATCCCGACTTCCCAAGAAATAAAAATGACCTGTGCTAAACTCGGCATACCTTTGACAAGCCTTCTGGAGCACAAACCGAACTGGACTTTCGACGGGGCAGACGAAATAGACTTCAATCACAATATGATAAAAGGACGCGGTGGTGCCATGTTCAAAGAAAAACTGCTGATCAGTTCCAGTCCGCGGACATTTATTATTGCAGACTCCTCCAAGATGGTTTCGAAATTAGGCTCCCGCTTCCCGGTACCGGTAGAGATATTTCCGGATGCGTTGATCCATGTAGATCAGGCATTACGGTCGTTAAGTCCGGTAGAAATAAAACTCCGGATGGCACAAGGCAAAGACGGTCCGGTCATCACCGAAAACGGCAATCTGATACTCGATGTCCGCTTCGACAATATCCCGGACAACCTGGAAAATGCGATCAAATCCATTACCGGAGTGATAGAAAGCGGGCTTTTCATGCATTATGAAGTTCAGATATTAAGTAGCGAGAAACTATAA